GTAGAAGCCTGGGAAAAGAGTTGAAGGTAAGAAGTTCTTCAGTACAGTGTTGctgtatgtttttattaattttactgAATTCAATAAGAAGCTTACAGTACTGTATCCTAACTAAACACTGTTGGTCTGACGACAAAGGAAAGTGAAGGATGAAGTGTGTGAGATGCTGGCTGCAAGCTGTAGCCCTGCTGCTGCGAACTGTAGCTGGAATTGACATGGAGCATCTACAAGCTGAGAACCTGAATCTCCTTCCTCCAGATGAACACAACTTGGTCCTGAACCGTGGAATGACAGGTATTTATTTGTGTAACTTTCACTCTAagtttgacttttctttttgctgtttGATGTCAATAATAATGTACTTTGTTTGCAGTTGTTGGGGATTTGAAATGGCCAAAACTTGCAGAATCTTCAAAACTGCCGCTGATGAtagttttacagtatgttgCTACAGTGTGTACTTTGTGTTAAACAGTCAACactgggcgcccggatagccCAGTTGGAGGAGCAGATGCCCATGTGTGGGGGTTTGCTCCTTGGCGCAGCAGGCCCGTGTTTGGCTctgacccgcggccctttgctgcatgtcgttccccctctctttccccttccatgtcttcagctgtcctatcaaaataaaggctgaaaataccccaaaaaataatctttaaaagaaaacagtcaACACTGATTGCTCTTAAATGTAGAATTACCTTTATCTCAGATTATCAGTGTGCGTTCTCCCGTGGGTGTGGGTCAAATTCCAGCCTGCAGACACAAATTGCTTAGTGACTCATTAATGATGAGTGTTTTGTCCCGTGAGGtgatttgtgtgtctttgtaagATAGTTTATCAGACAAACAGTTGTAATAGTTTCGCAATTGATCAAAGCTGAACATGTTTACCTCCCGGGAGATATTGAGAAATAGTGTTGGTGTGCTGTTGCCATCAATATAATGACTAATTCCTAGCCTTGCTGTTTAACACAGTGTAGCTTTTGACTCTACGACTGAGAGTGCTAAAGTTAGATATCTTCAGATTGTACACAGAGTGGTTGCAAATAAATCCCTTTGCAATAAAccaaataagcatattttccaAGTGTCAACTATTAATGAGAAAAAGGTAGTTTCAATGGAAAATATCTgtaaatatgtttatatgtctCCATAATGAGACATGTAATACTTGTCAGaagattatttgtttttaaaagcccTCATTGTACTCCTTTTCCCGATTCAATGTGATTGTCAACACCACTGATGCATCACATCGATAGAAATCTATTCTAAGGACAAGACTGATGTGTTATTCTTATATGTTAATTTGCCCAACAGTGCTGCCCAGAGACTGCCATGAAATGCTGATGACCTCTTCAGGCCAGGCCAGAGACGGGGTGTACCTGATCCAACCAGGTGACAACCCTATTGTGGCCTACTGTGCCATGCAAGAGGGAGGCTGGACTGTGGTGCAGCATATCACCGTCAATAGCAGCCTGAATTTTGATCGTACCTGGGCTGAGTACAAGCATGGCTTTGGGGCTGTAACTGGTGATCACTGGCTCGGAAACGAATACCTTCATCAGCTCACACAAGGCCCTGGGCGCTATAAACTGGGAGTAAAACTAGTAGACCAAGATGCCCTCACCAAGACAGGGGAGTATGATCCATTCCTGGTGGAGGATGAATCGTCGGCATACAGGCTGAGGCTGGGGTTGTTCCAGGGGACTGCTGTAGACGCTCTGACCCTGGACACAGAAAACTACCTGCATGACAACCAGAGATTCACcactaaagacagagacaatgACAACTACTTCCAAAATTGTGCAAAGCTGGAGTTTCAGGGGGTGCCGGGAGGAGGTTGGTGGTACGACGCCTGTGCTGGTGCCAACCTCAATCGCAGGAATGTCATCTACTGGCAGAAGGACTGCAACAAGGAGCGACTGTGCAAGTATGCATGGATGATGGTGAAACCTTCAGACTCAGTTAAACTTATTCAAAGTGGAGACTGCAAAAAAGATGAACTATAAGGACATAGGATTTGTGATACTGTGTGACAATGGGTTGGGCAACTATTGAGGagcaagagtttttttttttaggttttcttTGCAAGAAACACTACAGAACGCAACGTCACTCATTTTCTCCTAAGAGACATTAAACTGGACATTCAATTCACCACATTTTATTCAGAAATGCATGGACATGATCACAAAATactgaaaagaacaaaaaaatgaatcacaaaCTTGGAACATAGTATAAAAATGCAGTACGGTTTTAGTTCTAGCTTTGTTTCCATCGATCACTATGTCAATACATGAAGCAAAGCATCTCATCATTCCCCAAATTGCAAGTGCAGATTTTTGGTTTATCACAGTTATGAACAAGGGTTTCATGGGTTTCATGACATTATAGCTTATGACACatgtaaaatatcttttttttcatgtcatctCCCATCCAATGCTTACACAAAGGAACATTTTACAAACAGCATTTTATTTGCCACAGTACATTACAAGTTTGCCAGAAATACAATGAAGATATGACATATTTATTTTGCTACAGTAATTCAAAGAAAACAGTTCtgtattttaatgcaaaaagaaaaaagaaaatatcctGAGGATGAAGACTAATAAACCGTGTATAATAAACAATGTGTATTCTTAATTCCTCCACAATGTTCCTATTGTAAACACTGACATTGTTTAGCAAGTTtgtcatgtaatgtaatgtttgaGCCTTTTAGTTCAAAAGGGTTTGTAGGATAGACCAGTAGGGTTCCGTTtggagttatttattttttgtcttttaatttatGGAATCATTACTCCTTAATGTCCGCTGAGATTTTGAAGAACAGAAAATgcataatgtgtaatgtgaaaacaacaaagatgaatgaatgaatattcaCTTATCTGATAAATTTCATTGGCACGTGTGAAAAGGCTTTGATTATCATCAAGTTACAATCTTGACTTAGAAAGCAGATTCTGACATCAGGACGACACTTATTagccctttaaaataaaatcgcAATTTCAAGTGTGCATTATCAATACAAGCACAATACCTATAGAATAAAACTGCATGTGTCATGACATTTTGTGTAAGAGCATTAACTTGGGGGAGGATACTGGCAATTTCTAATGCttttacacaaacatacagtgtAAATTATTAAGATAGAGCAAGTTTATTATGCTCCGGATATCAAACTGTGAATCCAATTGAGTACAAATACAGTGTAATATACCATAATCTGTGTGTTAATCGGTGGCATGTCAGCATCAATTTTGAGTGAAACTACTGGCATCTTTTATATTTTAGAATCTATTTACAGTCTCATTGATTATGTTAGGACAATTTTATAACGTCTTCCATTTCCAAAGTTTGAGCAATAATTAATATACACTATAGCAGAACTACTGATTAAGGAGCAACATCATAAAATTGTACCACCTTCTCAATAAAATGTTCTTTACTTTTGATATTGTGTTGAATTCAAGTTCATAAAGCCAAGATTATCAATACAAACATATAATTTACAGCCATCATTATACaccatcttaaaaaaaataaaagtttatgtAAGTTTGGAGTTGACCACAGGGTTTTGTCCATACCAGTATAGTTTCTCCtcaatcctttttttcttccactggCAAAGTAAGAGCATACGGAAGGTCTTTTGGAAAGTCTTGTTACAAAGGGCATAGCACATGGGATTGATGGTGCTGTTAACGTAGCACAGCCAGTAGCCCAGATGCCAGAGTGAGAGGGGGATGCAGTCTGAGCAGAAGGTGGAAATAAGCACCATGATGTTATAAGGCGTCCATGTTAGGATGAAGGCCAGCAAGATGGCACTGAGAGTCTGAGCTGCCTTCCTCTCCTTGATCAGGACCATCCTCTTCCTCTTGGTGATCTGGTTCTTCAGCGTAGTGTCAATGGCCTTCGACGTGGAGGAGGTGGATGGGATGCTCATGGATTCAGCCGAGGAAAACATTGACGAAGCCATTTTGGTGTCTCCATTTTTGCTATGGTGCTCCACGTGAGTGTCTTTGGTCACGGGCTTGAACTTGTAGGATACACACTTGCTGCTCTTCTGAGAGTTGCTTTTAGGTGGTGTCTGGAAGAAGCTATTCTCTTCATAGCTGCTGCTGAGCTGCTCGCTCTCACTGCCCACTCCACTCTTGATGGTCTCACAAGCCTGGTTCCTAAAGGAGGGCTGGAAGCCCCCTGGAGACACAGGCCTGTCCTCATCCTCGGATGAGGCATAACTATTGAAGGTGGTCAGCTGACCAGCTTTGGACCATTCATCATTGGTGGTGGCTGCTGATTTGGCCACATTGCTTCTGCTGGAGGAAGACCAAGAGGCTTGATTCCTGTCATGCGAAACCGACCTTAATTTACAGCTGAAACAGGATCTGATAATGGTCTTCTGAGGCTTGGGGACCTCAGCGTCTGTGGGATAGTTAATCCCCTGCAGCTCTGCCAGATCTTTGGtcctcttctctgtctccttgTAGATTCGACAGTATAGGATTGTCATGACTGATACAGGAATATAAAAGGCAGCAATCGCTGTCCCAAAGGTTATCACAGGCTCAGAGAAAAACTGGATCTGGCATTGCCTCTCAGGAACAGTCCTTTTTCCTACAAAGTATTGCCAGCAGAGAATAGGTGGGGCCCAAAGAATAAGTGACACCAGCCATGCCAAACCTATCATGATCCCAGCACGTTTTGGAGTCCGCTTCGCCCTGTAGGTCAGAGGTCTAGTGATGGAAAAATATCTGTCAAAACTAATCACCAACAGGTTCATCACTGAGGCATTACTGGCTACATAGTCAACCGCCAACCACAGGTCACAGGCGAGGTTACCTAAGGCCCAGTAGCCCATCAGTATATACGAGGTATACAGATTCATTGAGAAAACACCTATGATAAGGTCAGCGGCTGCCAAACTCAGCAAGTAGTAATTATTCACTGTCTTTAGCTGACTATTGACCTTAAAGGAGAGCATCACCAGAACATTCCCCACAATGGTGATGAGGCTGACTATGGCCGACACAGTCGCGATGGTGATCACCTCCCAAAGACTGTGAGGAACCAGATGAATTTCCATTGAGCTGGTATTTACAGTAGAGTTCAGTACACTCTCTCCTTCCATGATCCTTTGTGTTTATTAACATCCATCCATTAAAAGAGCATTTGGATTTGTCATTTTCAGGAAGATCTTCTGGtaagaaaggaaagaaacagTTATTTCTTTCATGCCTACAAAAAAAAGTTCCATTCATAGCCACTAGATTGCATTAATTCAGCATGTTGAGCATCACTTATTAACACTTGACTTGACACTCAGGAAGAAAATATACATGCTTAATTGTTTTGCTCTTTAAAACTAAATGTCACTAAGACAAATTTGGGTTTGTCATAGATCCTCAATATTGGATAGCATTCACTTTAGTATGTCATATATACCTATGGCATTgaaggcatttttttctccatttttgtcatttgaatCAACTGGAAACAGGATAGTAAGCTATTGTACTTCACCCAGCTAACACAATTAGATAAAGCTCATGTGAGTATACCCATATGGAGTGTTTTAGGGGGAACATCTGtggcacaatttaaaaaaaaatccaggtcATTATATAACTGTATTCCTTGCTCTAAATTTGTGCTGTTATATTTATAGTGCATTGACTCAATTCATAGTTCTCTAAAATGACCATTAGACAATGAAAACATCATAGATGATTCTGGtttgtaaattaattaaaatcctCCAACAAACAAATGATGACAGTGATTTTGATCATGTTTGATATTGTCCTGTGTATGTAGCATGTACAAACGTTTTGTGATATTCCTTTATAACATTAGTGCAGAATAAATGCATcagtaataaatacataagTCAATCCATCAATTGCAAATGTCACGTGTAACACAGCATTATTTAAAATGGATCCGCTTTCGTTATTTAATCTGTTTGGAGATAGTTTTAGCGTACTTGCCCGTTTATTCACTAGACCAACTCATCACTGCATAAAATCATTAGGAGGCAGAGCCTGTCCCAGCATGCACCGAGCAAAAAATTGGGAATACCCCCAAAAATCTTTGGCTAAGTTTGAGACAAAGAAGCGTAGTCACATTTACAGTTATGGGCAACTTTTAGTTCAGGTGACCTGCATGTTTTGAATATAATGTTAGTGTATACAATGACAGATGCAGTCTGTGCCCAACTTTGAGGTTAGTAAAAAATACAGATGTGCCCACATTTGAAATTCACTGGAAGCTAATTTGTCAGCCACGCATCAAATTTCTATTTCGGTACTTTTAAAAGTAAGAGCACTAAAACAACCAAATAagcaaacattttctttgaagAGAGCCAGTGTAATTCCTATGTCCTGCAATATAGAATACTCCCTTCTCCGCAGCACTTTAGTCTTTAGAAATAGAAGCATTTTCAGTTAGCTGAGGTGCCTGAAACCACGCTTGAACAAATTATTAGGTATCTTTCTGTCTCCGAAGCCAACCACAGAAGCATGCACATACAACTACATTAAGTCTCTCTCAACAAGGTTTGGACTTGCTAGTCACCCACTAGTCAACACATAATGTTTAAGCACTGTTCTTAGGGATAAT
Above is a genomic segment from Etheostoma spectabile isolate EspeVRDwgs_2016 chromosome 20, UIUC_Espe_1.0, whole genome shotgun sequence containing:
- the zgc:194887 gene encoding fibrinogen-like protein 1-like protein yields the protein MKCVRCWLQAVALLLRTVAGIDMEHLQAENLNLLPPDEHNLVLNRGMTVLPRDCHEMLMTSSGQARDGVYLIQPGDNPIVAYCAMQEGGWTVVQHITVNSSLNFDRTWAEYKHGFGAVTGDHWLGNEYLHQLTQGPGRYKLGVKLVDQDALTKTGEYDPFLVEDESSAYRLRLGLFQGTAVDALTLDTENYLHDNQRFTTKDRDNDNYFQNCAKLEFQGVPGGGWWYDACAGANLNRRNVIYWQKDCNKERLCKYAWMMVKPSDSVKLIQSGDCKKDEL
- the chrm5a gene encoding muscarinic acetylcholine receptor M5a, producing the protein MEGESVLNSTVNTSSMEIHLVPHSLWEVITIATVSAIVSLITIVGNVLVMLSFKVNSQLKTVNNYYLLSLAAADLIIGVFSMNLYTSYILMGYWALGNLACDLWLAVDYVASNASVMNLLVISFDRYFSITRPLTYRAKRTPKRAGIMIGLAWLVSLILWAPPILCWQYFVGKRTVPERQCQIQFFSEPVITFGTAIAAFYIPVSVMTILYCRIYKETEKRTKDLAELQGINYPTDAEVPKPQKTIIRSCFSCKLRSVSHDRNQASWSSSSRSNVAKSAATTNDEWSKAGQLTTFNSYASSEDEDRPVSPGGFQPSFRNQACETIKSGVGSESEQLSSSYEENSFFQTPPKSNSQKSSKCVSYKFKPVTKDTHVEHHSKNGDTKMASSMFSSAESMSIPSTSSTSKAIDTTLKNQITKRKRMVLIKERKAAQTLSAILLAFILTWTPYNIMVLISTFCSDCIPLSLWHLGYWLCYVNSTINPMCYALCNKTFQKTFRMLLLCQWKKKRIEEKLYWYGQNPVVNSKLT